Proteins found in one Aquibium microcysteis genomic segment:
- a CDS encoding aldehyde dehydrogenase produces the protein MNVMYRPSSAPKAPERFFIGGRWVDPISRQTLKVVSPTTEELLITYPEAGPADIDRAVAAARDAFDNGPWPRMAPSERARYLRKVADLLTARLDEIAHAWTLQVGAPISLTKKLVGQNPTLFNYYADLIEKYPFVDERRRDDGGRVRVVKEPVGVCAAITPWNAPLVLLSYKIAAGLAAGCTMVAKPSPETPLEAYILAECIEQAGLPQGVFNIVPAGREGGDYLVRHKGIDKVAFTGSTAAGKHIAAVCAERLARVSLELGGKSAAVLLDDADFAKALPSLMVYTMPITGQVCFSLTRILVPERREKEFLDLYLGAVSNIKVGDPFDPATQMGPLTMARQRARVEGYIAAGRAEGARVACGGGRPRGLDKGFYVEPTVFTGVTPHMKIVQEEIFGPVVSVLTYRDEDDAADKANNSAFGLSGAVYASDPERGYRMARRMRTGSVTVNGMIVDPKHPFGGFKQSGMGREGGPEGLDNYVETKTIHFA, from the coding sequence ATGAATGTGATGTACAGGCCGTCGAGCGCACCGAAGGCGCCCGAGCGATTCTTCATCGGCGGTCGGTGGGTGGACCCGATCTCGCGCCAGACCCTGAAGGTCGTGTCGCCGACCACCGAGGAACTGCTGATCACCTATCCCGAGGCAGGGCCGGCCGACATCGATCGTGCCGTGGCGGCCGCCCGCGACGCTTTCGACAACGGCCCATGGCCGCGCATGGCGCCGTCCGAGCGTGCCCGCTACCTGCGCAAGGTCGCCGATCTGCTGACGGCCCGCCTCGACGAGATCGCCCATGCCTGGACCCTCCAGGTCGGCGCGCCGATCTCGCTGACGAAGAAGCTGGTCGGCCAGAATCCGACGCTGTTCAACTACTATGCCGACCTGATCGAGAAATACCCCTTCGTCGACGAGCGCCGGCGCGACGACGGCGGCCGGGTGCGCGTGGTCAAGGAGCCGGTCGGCGTCTGCGCGGCCATCACCCCGTGGAACGCGCCGCTGGTGCTCCTGAGCTACAAGATCGCGGCCGGTCTGGCCGCCGGCTGCACCATGGTCGCCAAGCCGTCGCCCGAGACGCCGCTGGAGGCCTACATCCTGGCCGAATGCATCGAACAGGCCGGTCTGCCGCAGGGCGTGTTCAACATCGTCCCGGCCGGCCGCGAGGGCGGCGACTATCTCGTCCGCCACAAGGGCATCGACAAGGTCGCCTTCACCGGCTCGACGGCCGCCGGCAAGCACATCGCCGCCGTCTGCGCCGAGCGACTGGCCCGCGTCAGCCTCGAACTCGGCGGCAAGTCGGCCGCCGTGCTGCTCGACGACGCCGACTTCGCCAAGGCGCTGCCGAGCCTCATGGTCTACACCATGCCGATCACCGGCCAGGTCTGCTTCTCGCTCACCCGCATCCTGGTGCCGGAGCGCCGCGAGAAGGAGTTCCTCGACCTCTATCTGGGCGCGGTCTCGAACATCAAGGTCGGCGATCCCTTCGATCCTGCCACCCAGATGGGACCGCTCACCATGGCCCGCCAGCGCGCCCGCGTCGAAGGCTACATCGCCGCCGGCCGGGCGGAAGGCGCACGCGTCGCCTGCGGCGGCGGCCGCCCGCGCGGGCTGGACAAGGGCTTCTACGTCGAGCCGACGGTGTTCACCGGCGTCACGCCGCACATGAAGATCGTCCAGGAGGAGATCTTCGGCCCGGTCGTCTCGGTGCTGACCTATCGCGACGAGGACGACGCCGCCGACAAGGCCAACAACTCGGCCTTCGGGCTCAGCGGCGCCGTCTACGCGTCCGATCCCGAGCGCGGCTACCGCATGGCGCGGCGCATGCGCACCGGCAGCGTGACGGTCAACGGCATGATCGTCGATCCCAAGCATCCCTTCGGCGGCTTCAAGCAGTCCGGCATGGGACGCGAGGGCGGACCCGAGGGCCTCGACAACTACGTCGAGACCAAGACCATCCACTTCGCCTGA
- a CDS encoding amino acid ABC transporter substrate-binding protein has translation MLRRTFIALAASAAAIAAAAPAFAQDVIRLGASAPKSGPLAGGAAVTHWPNIQLWMKEVNDAGGLKVGDKQMKLELVEYDDKTNGEEAIKNIQRLATVDKVDFIVTPYSTGLNIATAPIIARYGYPHITTSAATDGVAEFAKRWPNSFWMLGTSSQLAAGAVQALTKLKEKGEIGNKVALVNVADAFGLELVGAAKPALAAAGFEIVYESSYPLGTQDLAPVISGAKAAAPDAFVAFSYPGDTFALTEQAQVQGLNVGAFYTGVGTAFPAFAGRFKEAANGVLGIGGVNSEDEKIKAYLAKHQEVTGATPDFWASATTYAGLQVLGQAIEKAGTLDKAAVVDAIRTGTFQTIIGEISMPENVNRNVWTVGQWENGIFKAVAADGLPVAGDPVKKPAWQ, from the coding sequence ATGCTGAGACGTACATTCATCGCGCTGGCCGCATCCGCGGCGGCGATCGCGGCCGCAGCGCCGGCCTTCGCACAAGACGTGATCCGGCTCGGCGCCAGCGCGCCGAAATCCGGTCCGCTCGCCGGCGGCGCCGCCGTCACCCACTGGCCCAACATCCAGCTCTGGATGAAGGAAGTGAACGATGCCGGCGGCCTCAAGGTCGGCGACAAGCAGATGAAGCTCGAACTCGTCGAGTATGACGACAAGACCAACGGCGAGGAGGCGATCAAGAACATCCAGCGTCTCGCCACGGTCGACAAGGTCGACTTCATCGTCACCCCCTATTCCACGGGCCTCAACATCGCCACCGCGCCGATCATCGCGCGCTACGGCTATCCGCACATCACCACCAGCGCCGCGACCGACGGCGTCGCCGAATTCGCCAAGCGCTGGCCGAACTCGTTCTGGATGCTCGGCACGTCGAGCCAGCTCGCGGCCGGCGCGGTCCAGGCGCTCACCAAGCTCAAGGAAAAGGGCGAGATCGGCAACAAGGTCGCGCTGGTCAACGTCGCCGACGCCTTCGGTCTCGAGCTCGTCGGTGCCGCCAAGCCGGCGCTCGCGGCGGCCGGCTTCGAGATCGTCTACGAGAGCTCCTATCCGCTGGGCACGCAGGACCTCGCTCCGGTGATCAGCGGCGCCAAGGCGGCCGCACCCGATGCCTTCGTGGCCTTCTCCTATCCCGGCGACACTTTCGCGCTCACCGAGCAGGCGCAGGTCCAGGGGCTGAACGTCGGCGCCTTCTACACCGGCGTCGGCACCGCCTTCCCGGCCTTCGCCGGCCGCTTCAAGGAAGCCGCAAACGGCGTTCTCGGTATCGGCGGCGTCAACTCCGAAGACGAGAAGATCAAGGCCTACCTCGCCAAGCACCAGGAAGTGACCGGCGCCACGCCGGACTTCTGGGCCTCCGCCACCACCTATGCCGGCCTGCAGGTTCTCGGCCAGGCCATCGAGAAGGCCGGGACGCTCGACAAGGCAGCCGTGGTCGACGCCATCCGCACGGGCACCTTCCAGACCATCATCGGCGAGATCTCGATGCCGGAGAACGTCAACAGGAACGTCTGGACGGTCGGGCAGTGGGAGAACGGCATCTTCAAGGCGGTCGCTGCCGACGGGCTTCCGGTGGCCGGTGACCCGGTGAAGAAGCCGGCCTGGCAGTGA
- a CDS encoding branched-chain amino acid ABC transporter permease codes for MNIIVTGILLSGTYALVALGLTLQYGVARIMNLGNGETLVAACFVAFWLYTGFAINPLVGLLLIAPAAFAINWGIYAVALQPLVKRAKNRGQLEVDSILATFGLLFLLQGLMILAFGGEYRSYTFLAERFDLFGNSYGLNRVVAFLAAVLIAGGLWFFLYRTRQGTALRAVAVDPNSANLVAIDVARTAAFAFALGGALTACGGALLSTFYTFNASMGVVFTMKALIIVIMGGVGDVRGAVLAALILGIAETFVASVIDPGLTLAATYGLFILVLLFRPQGIFGRAPT; via the coding sequence ATGAACATCATCGTCACCGGCATCCTGCTCAGCGGCACCTACGCGCTCGTCGCGCTCGGCCTCACGCTGCAGTACGGCGTCGCCCGCATCATGAATCTCGGCAATGGCGAGACGCTGGTCGCGGCCTGCTTCGTCGCCTTCTGGCTCTACACCGGATTCGCGATCAACCCGCTGGTCGGGCTGCTGCTCATCGCGCCCGCCGCCTTCGCCATCAACTGGGGCATCTATGCGGTCGCGCTGCAGCCGCTGGTCAAGCGGGCGAAGAACCGCGGCCAGCTGGAAGTGGATTCCATCCTCGCCACCTTCGGCCTGCTCTTCCTGCTGCAGGGCCTCATGATCCTCGCCTTCGGCGGCGAGTACCGCTCCTACACCTTCCTCGCCGAGCGCTTCGATCTCTTCGGCAATTCCTACGGGCTGAACCGCGTCGTCGCCTTCCTCGCCGCGGTCCTCATCGCCGGAGGGCTCTGGTTCTTCCTCTACCGCACCCGCCAGGGAACCGCCCTGCGCGCCGTCGCCGTCGACCCGAACTCGGCCAACCTCGTGGCGATCGACGTCGCCCGCACGGCCGCCTTCGCCTTCGCGCTCGGCGGCGCGCTCACCGCCTGCGGCGGTGCGCTCCTGTCCACCTTCTACACCTTCAACGCTTCGATGGGCGTCGTCTTCACCATGAAGGCGCTGATCATCGTCATCATGGGCGGTGTCGGAGACGTCCGCGGCGCGGTGCTCGCCGCCCTCATTCTCGGCATCGCGGAGACCTTCGTGGCGAGTGTCATCGATCCGGGCCTGACGCTGGCCGCCACCTACGGCCTCTTCATCCTGGTTCTCCTGTTCCGGCCGCAGGGCATCTTCGGGAGGGCGCCGACATGA
- a CDS encoding branched-chain amino acid ABC transporter permease encodes MMGLTPQETKNLGIGAALIALAALLPLFDQGFYLSISVNIVLYAALCTAWALFSGPTHYVSLATAAFYGLGTYSVGLGIEVLPYPLLLLIAAAIGAVMAGLVGAATLRISGVYFVIFTFGLAELVRQLVTWTQTKVSTAMGLYVFTEMTESHIYWMLLALTGAVFLTSFLIARSRLGFAMTVIGNDETVARHVGIDTARSKIILFMISGAFIAMAGAITAPRYIYIEPPSAFNPMISFLVVIMALLGGTRRLWGPLVGVIPFTIVMDFISSNFPNHTMIVVGLAFLAIVYLIPHGVTGLLEKVQARWKQRSAPAAVAKEKPA; translated from the coding sequence ATGATGGGCCTCACGCCGCAGGAGACGAAGAACCTCGGGATCGGCGCGGCTCTGATCGCGCTTGCGGCCCTGCTGCCGCTCTTCGACCAGGGCTTCTACCTGTCGATCTCGGTCAACATCGTCCTCTACGCCGCGCTCTGCACCGCCTGGGCGCTGTTTTCGGGGCCGACCCACTACGTCTCGCTCGCCACCGCCGCCTTCTACGGCCTCGGCACCTATTCGGTCGGCCTCGGCATCGAGGTGCTGCCCTATCCGCTGCTCCTGCTCATCGCCGCCGCCATCGGCGCGGTCATGGCCGGGCTGGTCGGAGCGGCGACGCTGCGCATCTCGGGCGTCTATTTCGTCATCTTCACCTTTGGTCTCGCCGAACTCGTGCGCCAGCTCGTCACCTGGACGCAGACCAAGGTCTCGACCGCCATGGGCCTCTACGTCTTCACCGAGATGACCGAGAGCCACATCTACTGGATGCTTCTGGCGCTCACCGGCGCCGTGTTCCTGACCAGCTTCCTGATCGCCCGCTCGCGGCTCGGCTTCGCCATGACCGTCATCGGCAACGACGAGACGGTGGCGCGCCATGTCGGCATCGATACGGCGCGCTCGAAGATCATCCTGTTCATGATCTCCGGCGCCTTCATCGCCATGGCCGGCGCCATCACCGCGCCGCGCTACATCTACATCGAGCCGCCCTCGGCCTTCAATCCGATGATCTCCTTCCTGGTCGTCATCATGGCGCTGCTCGGCGGCACCAGGCGGCTGTGGGGTCCGCTGGTCGGCGTCATACCCTTCACCATCGTCATGGACTTCATCTCGTCCAACTTCCCCAACCACACCATGATCGTGGTCGGCCTCGCCTTCCTGGCGATCGTCTACCTGATCCCGCACGGCGTGACCGGGCTTCTGGAGAAGGTGCAGGCCCGCTGGAAGCAGCGCTCCGCCCCCGCCGCGGTGGCCAAGGAGAAGCCGGCATGA
- a CDS encoding ABC transporter ATP-binding protein has protein sequence MTAALSIRAARKAFGGLVAVNDVSFEVKQGELLGLIGPNGSGKTTMLNLISGALPPTSGEILLDGRRISGLPAHAIARQGVSRTFQLVRVLPSLDAEENVMSGAVFGLVRLWGEDARRRARVLLDRVGLGDRAHMPVAAMTYIDQKRVELARALAADPRVLLLDEWLAGLNPSELQIGISLIDELRREGRTIVMVEHVMDAIRSLCDRCVVMSSGRMIAEGAVSETLSDPEVVRAYLGDDDA, from the coding sequence ATGACCGCCGCCCTCTCCATCCGCGCCGCGCGCAAGGCCTTCGGCGGCCTCGTCGCCGTCAACGACGTTTCCTTCGAGGTGAAGCAAGGCGAACTGCTCGGTCTGATCGGTCCGAACGGCTCCGGCAAGACGACCATGCTGAACCTGATTTCCGGCGCGCTGCCGCCGACATCGGGCGAGATCCTGCTCGACGGCAGGCGCATCTCCGGCCTGCCGGCGCATGCCATCGCCCGGCAGGGCGTGTCGCGCACCTTTCAGCTGGTGCGCGTCCTGCCCTCGCTCGACGCCGAGGAGAACGTCATGTCGGGCGCGGTCTTCGGCCTTGTCCGGCTCTGGGGCGAGGATGCCCGCCGGCGCGCGCGCGTGCTGCTCGACCGCGTCGGCCTCGGCGATCGTGCCCACATGCCCGTCGCAGCCATGACCTATATCGACCAGAAGCGCGTCGAACTCGCCCGCGCGCTCGCAGCGGATCCGCGCGTGCTGCTGCTCGACGAATGGCTGGCCGGCCTCAACCCGAGCGAACTGCAGATCGGAATTTCGCTGATCGACGAGCTGCGCCGCGAGGGCCGCACCATCGTCATGGTCGAGCACGTGATGGACGCCATCCGCTCGCTCTGCGACCGCTGCGTGGTGATGAGCTCGGGCCGGATGATCGCCGAGGGCGCCGTCTCGGAGACCCTGTCCGATCCGGAAGTCGTGCGCGCCTATCTGGGAGACGACGATGCTTGA
- a CDS encoding ATP-binding cassette domain-containing protein — protein MLEVQNLSVSYGRHRALEGVGVRVSKGEICVILGANGAGKSTLLKTIAGMVKPEAGAAIAMNGRAIAGMKPHRIVEEGIALVPEGRGIFGELTVAENLQLGAFANRARRHEHATLELIYQLFPRLAERKRQIARTMSGGEQQMVAIGRALMSKPDILMLDEPSLGLSPLLTKELFRSLKQVAATGVGILMVEQNARQSLAIADRGVLIENGLVTGEGRAADLATDPAVVSAYLGGGAKAAPKPAAAGSGLLPSIKLPPALKLPLDPAAWRGAIGDIAGRAGRVQAAFVRALRRDTAVPSAFAGRYDPKAGTDPWAELAQAQPIASPTRPVSSDAHRLGLDADLFAARAARIQAAYVRALRARMRQPSAFEGRFDAGAGADAWARLDAELERGPAGRAQPADLRRLSKDSVALARSAGERLSAHVEARRKASAMPSAFQPRPEVAPARGPDAPTARGQRPTASHGLIGHNSARFAVDDETARPAEAPAPRVVMPDPAGLAARAAAIQAAHVASRRKALVAFTLPAAPPPPAEEPAAPSQPVVEPAVDEAPDADIAAGVDGYVPVAAAVEIRRTKKSDNFNDASTPRKRKKRKEA, from the coding sequence ATGCTTGAGGTGCAGAACCTCTCCGTCAGCTACGGCCGGCACCGCGCGCTGGAAGGCGTCGGCGTCAGGGTCTCGAAGGGCGAGATCTGCGTCATCCTCGGTGCCAACGGCGCCGGCAAGTCGACGCTGCTGAAGACCATCGCCGGCATGGTCAAGCCCGAGGCGGGCGCGGCGATCGCCATGAACGGCCGCGCCATTGCCGGCATGAAGCCGCACCGGATCGTCGAGGAGGGCATCGCGCTGGTGCCGGAGGGCCGCGGTATCTTCGGCGAGCTGACGGTCGCCGAAAACCTGCAGCTCGGCGCCTTCGCCAACCGCGCCCGGCGCCACGAGCACGCGACGCTGGAACTGATCTACCAGCTGTTCCCGCGGCTCGCTGAGCGCAAGCGCCAGATCGCGCGCACCATGTCCGGCGGCGAACAGCAGATGGTGGCGATCGGCCGTGCGCTGATGTCGAAGCCCGACATCCTGATGCTCGACGAGCCCTCGCTCGGCCTGTCGCCGCTGCTCACCAAGGAACTGTTCCGCTCGCTGAAGCAGGTCGCCGCCACCGGCGTCGGCATCCTGATGGTCGAGCAGAACGCCCGCCAGAGCCTGGCCATCGCCGACCGCGGCGTGCTGATCGAGAACGGCCTCGTGACCGGCGAGGGCCGCGCCGCCGATCTCGCCACCGACCCGGCCGTCGTCAGCGCCTATCTCGGCGGCGGCGCCAAGGCCGCACCGAAGCCGGCTGCCGCCGGGTCCGGCCTGCTGCCGTCGATCAAGCTGCCGCCGGCGCTGAAGCTGCCGCTCGACCCCGCCGCCTGGCGCGGCGCGATCGGCGACATCGCCGGCCGGGCAGGCCGCGTGCAGGCCGCCTTCGTGCGGGCGCTGCGCCGCGACACCGCCGTGCCGAGTGCCTTCGCCGGGCGCTACGATCCGAAGGCGGGCACCGACCCCTGGGCCGAGCTGGCGCAGGCGCAGCCGATCGCATCGCCCACCCGCCCGGTGTCGAGCGACGCGCACCGGCTCGGCCTCGACGCCGATCTCTTCGCCGCCCGCGCCGCCCGCATCCAGGCCGCCTATGTCCGCGCCCTGCGCGCCCGGATGCGCCAGCCCAGCGCCTTCGAAGGCCGCTTCGACGCCGGTGCCGGCGCCGACGCCTGGGCCCGGCTCGACGCCGAACTCGAACGCGGGCCGGCCGGCCGCGCGCAGCCGGCCGACCTGCGCCGTCTGTCGAAGGATTCCGTGGCGCTGGCACGAAGCGCCGGCGAGCGGCTGTCGGCCCATGTGGAGGCGCGCCGCAAGGCCTCCGCGATGCCGTCCGCCTTCCAGCCGCGTCCGGAGGTCGCGCCGGCGCGCGGGCCCGACGCGCCAACCGCGCGCGGGCAGCGCCCCACCGCCAGCCACGGCCTGATCGGCCACAACAGCGCCCGCTTTGCAGTGGATGACGAGACGGCGCGGCCGGCCGAGGCGCCGGCGCCGCGTGTCGTCATGCCCGACCCGGCCGGTCTCGCTGCCCGAGCCGCCGCAATCCAGGCCGCGCATGTGGCGTCGCGCCGCAAGGCGCTCGTCGCCTTCACGTTGCCTGCTGCGCCGCCGCCGCCGGCCGAGGAACCCGCAGCGCCGTCGCAGCCGGTCGTCGAGCCCGCGGTCGACGAAGCGCCGGATGCCGACATCGCGGCCGGCGTCGATGGGTACGTCCCGGTCGCCGCGGCGGTCGAGATCCGCCGCACGAAGAAATCGGACAATTTCAACGATGCTTCCACCCCCAGGAAGCGGAAGAAGCGCAAGGAGGCTTGA
- a CDS encoding aldehyde dehydrogenase family protein, producing MARVFEGTYIGGGWSATRKTFKDLNPADGSVWAEVPDSGRAEAAAAIEAAHAAFPAWSQLPFSKRAHVLHKAAEIWERRRMEIVDAIQAEGGGWFGKGMFETGYTTEIFHAAAASVWNSTGEVMPSEYGKVSMAVRRPMGVVSVISPWNFPCILTARGFLFPLVAGNTVVLKPSEETPYLGGLLFAEIFEEAGLPKGVLNVVTCSRDNVQEVGDELIEHPYVKGISFTGSTAVGRQIAAKAGAHLKKCCVELGGKDSLIVCDDADMERATQAANFGSFMHQGQICMSVEKVLVHEKIFDDFLKRFVERAAKLKVGDPTRSKEHVIGPLINDKQVAKVKEQLDDAIAKGAKVVLGGKIEGRFVEPTILTGVTPDMKLYQDETFGPVVPVIPFRTDEEAIQIANDSEYGLSAGVMTRDEGRGLAIVGQLDTGNCHINCSSVNDEPHVPFGGFKASGVGKHGGRWSLETFTETRWITLDRGGRPYPPVF from the coding sequence ATGGCTCGCGTATTCGAGGGCACGTATATCGGCGGCGGCTGGTCCGCCACCCGCAAGACGTTCAAGGACCTGAACCCCGCCGACGGGTCGGTCTGGGCCGAGGTTCCGGATTCCGGCCGGGCCGAGGCAGCCGCCGCCATCGAGGCCGCCCATGCCGCCTTCCCGGCCTGGTCGCAGCTTCCCTTCTCCAAGCGCGCCCACGTGCTGCACAAGGCGGCCGAGATCTGGGAGCGCCGGCGCATGGAGATCGTCGACGCCATCCAGGCCGAAGGCGGCGGCTGGTTCGGCAAGGGCATGTTCGAGACCGGCTACACGACCGAAATCTTCCACGCCGCCGCCGCGTCGGTCTGGAATTCGACCGGCGAGGTGATGCCGTCCGAATACGGCAAGGTGTCGATGGCGGTGCGCCGGCCCATGGGCGTCGTCTCGGTCATCAGCCCGTGGAACTTCCCCTGCATCCTCACCGCCCGCGGCTTCCTGTTCCCGCTGGTCGCCGGCAACACGGTCGTGCTCAAGCCCTCGGAGGAGACGCCCTATCTTGGCGGCTTGCTGTTTGCGGAGATCTTCGAGGAGGCCGGCCTGCCCAAGGGCGTGCTCAACGTCGTCACCTGCTCGCGCGACAACGTCCAGGAAGTGGGCGACGAACTGATCGAGCATCCCTACGTCAAGGGCATCTCGTTCACCGGCTCCACCGCCGTCGGCCGCCAGATCGCCGCCAAGGCGGGCGCCCATCTCAAGAAATGCTGCGTCGAGCTCGGCGGCAAGGATTCGCTCATCGTCTGCGACGATGCCGACATGGAGCGCGCCACCCAGGCCGCCAATTTCGGCTCCTTCATGCACCAGGGCCAGATCTGCATGTCTGTCGAGAAGGTGCTCGTCCACGAGAAGATCTTCGACGACTTCCTCAAGCGCTTCGTCGAGCGGGCGGCCAAGCTCAAGGTCGGCGACCCGACCAGGAGCAAGGAGCACGTCATCGGCCCGCTCATCAACGACAAGCAGGTCGCCAAGGTGAAGGAACAGCTCGACGACGCGATCGCCAAGGGGGCGAAGGTCGTGCTCGGCGGCAAGATCGAGGGCCGCTTCGTCGAGCCGACGATCCTCACCGGCGTCACGCCCGACATGAAGCTCTACCAGGACGAGACCTTCGGCCCCGTCGTGCCGGTCATCCCGTTCCGCACCGACGAGGAGGCGATCCAGATCGCCAATGATTCGGAATACGGGCTGTCGGCGGGCGTCATGACGCGCGACGAGGGCAGGGGGCTCGCCATCGTCGGCCAGCTCGACACCGGCAACTGCCACATCAACTGCTCCTCGGTGAACGACGAGCCGCACGTGCCTTTCGGCGGCTTCAAGGCCTCGGGCGTCGGCAAGCATGGCGGCCGCTGGTCGCTGGAAACCTTCACCGAGACCCGCTGGATCACGCTCGACCGCGGCGGCCGTCCCTACCCGCCGGTCTTCTGA
- a CDS encoding rhamnan synthesis F family protein codes for MPDRRKLRREFDRVRRQLAAIPAVAEEYLLATRRHDRDLRPLQLRTAGAVPRRDKAAVFVIFPRHGVQSSHLQSLRYIASRGYSPVTVSNLPLEAADRNALAELSTLLIERSNFGYDFGAYREGVLSLADDLPRLRRLVLLNDSCWFPLPGSRDWLTLAEESGFDYAGAASNYAIDPPDVARFESLSWSQDRTRRSFHYCSFAISLSAALIADPAFLRFWRGFRLSDVKSRTVRRGEIGLTQWAIRRGHRHGSIFDVDHLDRDLARLDDAALRRHVGQVIIPEHTVLRDMFATILADDAAGMVPRRTLEKLFLMAVARQGMAYTIPGYLHETAGYPFLKKSPVWLDPVAREQTIRFVEGLGAEASGMLAEIAAIVRDRGLDGGARR; via the coding sequence ATGCCCGACCGACGCAAGCTGCGGCGCGAGTTCGACCGGGTGCGGCGGCAGCTGGCGGCGATTCCTGCGGTCGCGGAGGAATATCTCCTGGCGACCCGCCGGCACGACCGCGACCTGCGCCCGCTGCAGCTCCGGACCGCCGGCGCGGTGCCGCGCAGGGACAAGGCTGCCGTCTTCGTGATCTTTCCGCGGCACGGCGTGCAGTCCAGCCATCTCCAAAGCCTTCGCTACATCGCGTCGCGCGGCTATTCGCCGGTGACGGTGAGCAATCTTCCGCTCGAGGCGGCCGACCGGAACGCACTGGCGGAACTGAGTACATTGCTCATCGAGCGGTCGAACTTCGGCTATGATTTCGGTGCCTACCGGGAAGGCGTCCTGTCGCTCGCCGACGACCTTCCGCGGCTGCGGCGTCTGGTGCTTCTCAACGATTCCTGCTGGTTTCCGCTTCCCGGTTCGCGCGACTGGCTGACGCTGGCCGAGGAGAGCGGGTTCGACTATGCGGGTGCGGCGAGCAACTACGCGATCGACCCGCCCGACGTCGCGCGGTTCGAAAGCCTGTCCTGGTCGCAGGACAGGACGAGGCGCAGCTTTCACTACTGCTCCTTCGCGATCTCCCTGTCGGCTGCGCTGATCGCCGATCCCGCCTTCCTCCGGTTCTGGCGAGGCTTCCGCCTGTCGGACGTCAAGTCGCGGACGGTGCGGCGCGGCGAAATCGGGCTGACGCAATGGGCGATCCGGCGCGGTCACCGGCACGGCTCGATCTTCGACGTCGACCACCTCGACCGCGATCTCGCGCGCCTCGACGACGCGGCGCTGCGCCGCCATGTCGGCCAGGTCATCATTCCCGAGCATACCGTGCTGCGCGACATGTTCGCGACGATCCTCGCAGACGACGCGGCCGGCATGGTGCCACGCCGGACCCTGGAGAAGCTGTTCCTCATGGCTGTCGCACGGCAGGGGATGGCCTATACCATTCCCGGCTACCTGCACGAGACGGCCGGCTATCCCTTCCTGAAGAAATCGCCGGTCTGGCTCGACCCCGTCGCGCGAGAGCAGACGATCCGGTTCGTCGAGGGGCTCGGCGCCGAGGCTTCCGGGATGCTGGCGGAGATCGCGGCCATCGTCCGCGACCGCGGGCTGGATGGCGGCGCACGGCGGTAG
- a CDS encoding glycosyltransferase family 2 protein: MNARAPALADRISIVCVTHESGGVVGDLLESVARRCPVVLVDNASSDAAAVADLARRTGATLIHGARNVGFGAACNRGCAATSTEFVFFVNPDARLVDGALEELLRAFDRYPACVAASPRLVDRDGRSAFKGRSVLLPQSQWIAEPDDDGVVPVLSGAALCVRRGSFEAVGRFDERIFLYHEDDDLSIRLRAAGGELRLVRNATVVHAGGMGSGRSVAIARRKGWWMGRSRVYAARKHGVPRAVTAAIATAALQCLNPEVLWSPVRRAKQWAFLRGVIEEARNPATRGEEGSA, from the coding sequence ATGAACGCGAGAGCGCCCGCCCTGGCGGACAGGATCTCCATCGTCTGCGTCACCCATGAGAGCGGCGGCGTGGTCGGCGATCTCCTGGAGAGCGTCGCCCGTCGCTGCCCGGTCGTTCTCGTCGACAATGCGAGCTCAGACGCCGCAGCGGTCGCCGATCTCGCCAGGCGAACCGGTGCGACGCTGATCCACGGCGCGCGCAATGTCGGCTTCGGCGCGGCCTGCAACCGGGGCTGCGCCGCGACCTCGACCGAGTTCGTGTTCTTCGTGAACCCGGACGCCCGCCTCGTCGATGGCGCGCTCGAGGAATTGCTCCGCGCCTTCGACCGCTACCCGGCCTGCGTGGCGGCGAGCCCCCGCCTCGTCGACCGCGACGGACGCTCCGCCTTCAAGGGACGCAGCGTGCTGCTGCCGCAGTCGCAATGGATCGCCGAACCGGACGACGACGGCGTCGTGCCGGTGCTCAGCGGCGCGGCGCTGTGCGTGCGCCGCGGGTCCTTCGAGGCCGTCGGCCGGTTCGACGAGCGGATATTCCTCTACCACGAGGACGACGACCTCAGCATCCGGCTGCGCGCGGCAGGGGGGGAGCTGCGGCTGGTCCGCAACGCGACGGTGGTGCATGCCGGCGGCATGGGCTCGGGCCGTTCGGTGGCGATCGCGCGGCGGAAGGGCTGGTGGATGGGCCGGTCGAGGGTCTATGCCGCACGCAAGCATGGCGTGCCCCGCGCCGTGACCGCAGCGATCGCGACGGCGGCGCTTCAGTGCCTCAACCCCGAAGTCCTGTGGTCGCCCGTCAGGCGCGCCAAGCAGTGGGCTTTCCTCCGGGGCGTGATCGAGGAAGCGAGGAACCCTGCGACGCGCGGCGAGGAAGGCTCCGCGTGA